From Triticum urartu cultivar G1812 chromosome 2, Tu2.1, whole genome shotgun sequence, a single genomic window includes:
- the LOC125539594 gene encoding ubiquinol oxidase 1a, mitochondrial-like, with translation MSSRMAGSVLLRRAGAGAGRLFATTPSPAARTALGGGEGAWVRMMSTSAASQVKDEAAKAVKAEAAKGDGEKKEVAISSYWGIEQSKKLVREDGTEWKWSCFRPWETYTADTSIDLTKHHVPNTMLDKIAYYTVKSLRFPTDIFFQRRYGCRAMMLETVAAVPGMVGGMLLHLRSLRRFEQSGGWIRALLEEAENERMHLMTFMEVAQPRWYERALVIAVQGVFFNAYFFGYLISPKFAHRVVGYLEEEAVHSYTEFLKDLDDGKIDNVPAPAIAIDYWRLPANATLKDVVTVVRADEAHHRDVNHFASDVYYQGMQLKATPAPIGYH, from the exons ATGAGCTCCCGGATGGCCGGATCGGTCCTCCTCcgccgcgccggcgccggcgccggccgcCTCTTCGCCACCACCCCGTCTCCGGCGGCCAGGACCGCCCTCGGTGGAGGTGAGGGCGCGTGGGTGCGGATGATGTCCACCTCCGCGGCCTCGCAGGTCAAGGACgaggcggccaaggcggtcaagGCGGAGGCGGCCAAGGGCGACGGGGAGAAGAAGGAGGTGGCCATCAGCAGCTACTGGGGGATCGAGCAGTCGAAGAAGCTGGTGCGCGAGGACGGCACCGAGTGGAAGTGGTCTTGCTTCAGG CCATGGGAGACGTACACCGCGGACACGTCGATCGATCTGACCAAGCACCACGTGCCCAACACGATGCTCGACAAGATCGCCTACTACACCGTCAAGTCCCTGCGCTTCCCCACCGACATCTTCTTCCAG AGGAGGTATGGCTGCCGCGCAATGATGCTGGAGACTGTCGCCGCAGTGCCGGGGATGGTGGGCGGCATGCTCCTCCACCTGCGCTCCCTCCGGCGCTTCGAGCAGAGCGGCGGGTGGATCCGcgcgctgctggaggaggccGAGAACGAGCGCATGCATCTCATGACCTTCATGGAGGTGGCGCAGCCGAGGTGGTACGAGCGCGCCCTCGTCATCGCCGTCCAGGGCGTCTTCTTCAACGCCTACTTCTTCGGCTACCTCATCTCGCCCAAGTTCGCGCACCGCGTCGTCGGGTACCTGGAGGAGGAGGCCGTCCACTCCTACACCGAGTTCCTCAAGGACCTCGACGACGGCAAGATCGACAACGTCCCCGCCCCGGCCATCGCCATCGACTACTGGCGCCTCCCTGCCAACGCCACCCTCAAGGACGTGGTCACCGTGGTCCGCGCCGACGAGGCTCACCACCGCGACGTCAACCACTTCGCATCG GACGTGTACTACCAGGGTATGCAGCTGAAGGCCACCCCGGCGCCGATCGGATACCACTGA